The Persephonella atlantica genome includes a window with the following:
- a CDS encoding UDP-glucose dehydrogenase family protein, translated as MKITVIGAGYVGLVTAACFADLGNEVLCVEKVSSKLEKLCRGISPIYEPGLTEMLQKNIKEGRIHFTDKIEEGVNFADTIFLCVGTPQGDDGKADLSQVEEASRQIAQHMTDYKLIIEKSTVPVNTHQWVKKTVKRYIKNPDIPFDVASNPEFLREGSAIYDFMNPDRIVVGVESERARKIMEELYRPFTEKGFPLLITTPAAAELIKHASNSFLAMKISYINMIADLCEKVGADINEVADGMGYDKRIGRAFLNAGIGYGGSCFPKDVKAFIKIAEDHGLDFGLLKETEKINRRRREQFIEKIESVIWISKDKNIAVWGLSFKPNTDDIREAPAIDIVKQLKEAGANLRLYDPKAMENFKQVVPEGDNVKYVSDKYEAVKDADLLVLITEWDEFRQADMEKVKQLMRLPIVVDGRNVYQPDEMRKIGFEYYSIGRS; from the coding sequence ATGAAAATCACAGTTATCGGTGCAGGTTATGTAGGACTTGTTACAGCAGCCTGTTTTGCAGACCTTGGCAACGAGGTTCTATGCGTTGAAAAGGTTTCATCAAAGTTAGAAAAACTGTGCAGAGGTATCTCTCCCATATACGAACCGGGGCTTACTGAGATGCTCCAGAAAAACATAAAAGAAGGTAGAATACATTTTACAGATAAGATAGAAGAAGGGGTAAACTTTGCAGATACTATATTTCTGTGTGTTGGGACGCCTCAGGGCGATGATGGAAAAGCAGACCTTTCACAGGTTGAGGAAGCATCAAGGCAGATAGCTCAGCATATGACAGATTACAAACTGATAATAGAAAAATCTACCGTTCCTGTTAACACTCATCAATGGGTCAAAAAGACAGTAAAAAGATACATAAAAAATCCAGACATACCATTTGACGTTGCATCAAACCCAGAATTTCTCAGAGAAGGCTCTGCCATATACGACTTTATGAATCCAGACAGAATTGTTGTTGGTGTAGAGTCAGAAAGGGCAAGAAAGATAATGGAAGAGCTTTACAGACCATTTACAGAAAAAGGCTTCCCTCTTCTCATAACAACGCCAGCAGCTGCAGAGCTGATTAAACATGCATCAAACTCATTTCTTGCAATGAAGATATCGTACATTAACATGATTGCAGACCTGTGTGAAAAAGTAGGAGCTGACATAAACGAAGTTGCAGACGGGATGGGATACGACAAAAGGATTGGAAGAGCATTCCTCAATGCAGGTATCGGATATGGGGGCAGTTGCTTTCCCAAGGACGTTAAAGCATTTATCAAGATTGCAGAAGACCACGGACTGGACTTTGGGCTTTTAAAGGAGACAGAAAAGATAAACAGAAGAAGAAGAGAGCAGTTTATAGAAAAGATAGAAAGCGTCATATGGATTAGCAAAGACAAAAATATTGCTGTGTGGGGTCTGTCTTTTAAACCTAACACTGACGACATAAGAGAAGCCCCTGCAATAGACATTGTTAAACAGCTAAAAGAAGCAGGAGCAAATCTGAGACTTTACGACCCTAAAGCTATGGAAAACTTTAAACAGGTTGTTCCAGAAGGGGATAATGTTAAATATGTCAGCGATAAATACGAAGCAGTCAAAGATGCAGACCTACTTGTTCTGATAACAGAGTGGGATGAGTTCAGACAGGCTGACATGGAAAAGGTAAAACAGCTTATGAGACTGCCTATTGTTGTGGACGGCAGAAATGTGTATCAGCCAGATGAGATGAGAAAAATAGGTTTTGAATACTACTCTATCGGGAGGAGCTAA
- a CDS encoding AI-2E family transporter produces the protein MEKYRISVILVSLASVIVIIAGLKAAQDIVVQFLLALFFAIMFLPVFKFFVNRKLPKWLSLVIVLFINLIFVYILAFTIITSVNDMRQNLPEYQEKLQVYITKITSALKIFGITVPSNISFDLLNPDLIFQFVSNSLLSFGNILANAMFIIILAVFILLESDIFAQKLKLISKGKKAKILVDEFFDSVIEYMKIKTITSFFTGFLAWIFLLILGVDFALLWGMLAFLLNFIPTIGSIIAAVPPITIALIDGGLWYALAVFIWYLGINMVIGNILEPRFMGRGVGLSPLVVLLSLVFWGWVLGTVGMFLSIPLTVIAKMAFELKEETRWIAVLMDSEVRREEVSSSR, from the coding sequence ATGGAAAAGTACCGCATCAGTGTTATACTTGTTTCCCTTGCTTCTGTTATTGTTATTATTGCAGGTCTAAAGGCGGCACAGGACATAGTTGTCCAGTTTCTCCTTGCCCTCTTTTTTGCGATAATGTTTCTTCCTGTTTTTAAATTCTTTGTAAACAGAAAACTGCCTAAATGGCTGTCACTTGTTATTGTTCTTTTTATAAATCTGATTTTTGTGTACATTTTAGCATTTACCATTATCACATCTGTCAACGACATGAGACAGAACCTTCCTGAGTATCAGGAAAAACTGCAGGTTTACATAACGAAAATCACTTCTGCTTTAAAGATTTTTGGTATAACTGTCCCTTCCAACATATCCTTTGACCTTCTTAATCCAGACCTGATATTCCAGTTTGTTTCAAACTCTCTTCTGAGCTTTGGAAACATTCTTGCTAATGCGATGTTTATCATTATTCTTGCAGTGTTCATCCTGTTAGAAAGCGATATCTTTGCCCAGAAACTGAAGCTGATATCAAAAGGCAAAAAGGCAAAAATACTTGTGGATGAGTTTTTTGACAGTGTGATTGAGTATATGAAGATAAAAACAATTACATCCTTTTTTACAGGGTTTTTAGCGTGGATTTTTCTGCTTATCTTAGGTGTAGATTTTGCCCTTCTGTGGGGGATGCTTGCATTCCTCCTTAACTTTATTCCAACTATTGGCTCAATAATTGCTGCTGTTCCTCCTATAACCATTGCATTGATTGATGGAGGATTGTGGTATGCCCTGGCTGTTTTTATCTGGTATTTAGGCATTAACATGGTTATAGGAAATATATTAGAGCCCCGTTTCATGGGCAGAGGTGTAGGGTTGTCTCCACTTGTTGTCCTTCTCTCTCTCGTTTTCTGGGGATGGGTTTTGGGAACTGTAGGAATGTTTCTGTCTATTCCTCTGACTGTTATAGCAAAAATGGCATTTGAACTAAAGGAAGAGACCAGATGGATTGCTGTTTTGATGGACAGTGAGGTAAGAAGGGAGGAAGTTAGCTCCTCCCGATAG
- a CDS encoding undecaprenyl-diphosphate phosphatase — protein sequence MTVWESVLLGIIEGLTEFLPVSSTGHLILASHLLGIKQTEAHKTFEVAIQLGSILAVVFLYREKLFKDVQLWKKLIVAFIPTGILGFLLYKIIKSLFSPYVVAFMLILGGIVFILIEKFYRRQTHTVRSLDDISYTKAFLIGVFQSLAMIPGTSRSGATIIGGLLLGFDRKTAAEFSFLLAVPTMFVATGYDVFKNYHHFQIENWITLGTGFFTAFVFAVIAIKFFLNFLKKHTFVPFGIYRIILGVLFFLFFL from the coding sequence TTGACAGTATGGGAATCTGTATTACTGGGAATAATTGAGGGACTTACAGAGTTCCTCCCTGTCTCTTCTACAGGTCATTTAATCCTTGCATCTCATCTTCTTGGGATAAAACAGACAGAAGCCCACAAAACATTTGAAGTTGCCATCCAGCTTGGTTCTATTCTTGCTGTTGTTTTTCTGTATAGGGAGAAGTTGTTTAAAGATGTGCAGTTGTGGAAAAAACTGATTGTGGCATTCATACCAACAGGAATTTTAGGTTTTCTCCTGTATAAAATAATTAAATCCCTTTTTAGCCCTTATGTTGTTGCATTTATGCTGATTTTAGGGGGTATAGTTTTTATACTGATTGAGAAGTTTTACAGAAGACAAACCCATACTGTCCGGTCTTTAGATGATATCTCATACACAAAGGCTTTTTTGATTGGAGTGTTCCAGTCTCTTGCGATGATACCGGGAACATCTCGCTCTGGGGCAACCATTATCGGTGGTCTGCTTTTGGGCTTTGACAGGAAAACGGCAGCTGAATTTTCCTTTTTGCTTGCAGTTCCTACAATGTTTGTTGCAACAGGGTATGATGTATTCAAAAACTACCATCACTTTCAGATTGAAAACTGGATAACTTTGGGAACAGGATTTTTTACAGCATTTGTTTTTGCTGTGATAGCTATAAAGTTCTTTTTAAATTTTTTAAAAAAACATACATTTGTTCCCTTTGGCATTTACAGAATTATTTTAGGTGTCCTGTTCTTCCTGTTTTTTCTGTGA
- a CDS encoding YifB family Mg chelatase-like AAA ATPase gives MLSVIKSGGVWGIDGYLVDVEVNISQGLPQFITVGLPDTAVKESRERVKSAIVNSGFSFPLRKITVNLAPADIPKQGTLYDLPVAVGILSCSGMIPYERVKDFAFVGELALDGSLRRIKGALPIAYGLKEKGIKNLIIPQENSGEASLVNGINIYGFTSLKEIIDFFLEDTDKKPAEKNPDTVFNDYSIYPDFSEIKGQYSVKRALEIAAAGFHNIMMVGSPGSGKSMMAKAFPSILPPMSLEEAIETTKIHSVAGILKEEIVKNRPFRNPHHTLSDVALIGGGSIPKPGEVSLAHNGVLFLDEFPEFKRSALEVLRQPIEDRKVVISRATGRYVFPAKFQLVAAANPCPCGYKNDNLKECRCSPVEIKRYRGKLSGPILDRIDMVCYVSSVPPEELSKMSEGEKSESIRERVLKAYEIQKKRFKEYPINFNSEMTPSLIEKFVELEASAENALNVAAKKYGFTARGYHRILKVSKTIADLEGSDKVSLKHVVEAINLRITEGMGS, from the coding sequence ATGCTATCAGTTATAAAAAGTGGTGGAGTGTGGGGTATAGACGGTTATCTGGTAGATGTTGAAGTTAACATATCTCAGGGTTTACCCCAGTTTATAACTGTTGGACTGCCAGATACTGCTGTAAAGGAAAGCAGAGAGAGAGTAAAGTCAGCAATAGTAAACAGTGGATTTTCCTTTCCACTCAGGAAGATAACAGTAAATCTTGCTCCTGCAGACATCCCAAAGCAGGGAACCCTTTACGACCTTCCTGTTGCTGTTGGAATACTCAGCTGTAGTGGAATGATTCCCTATGAAAGGGTAAAGGATTTTGCCTTTGTTGGAGAGCTTGCTCTTGACGGAAGTTTGAGAAGAATAAAAGGGGCCCTCCCGATTGCTTATGGACTGAAGGAAAAAGGAATAAAAAATCTGATTATTCCGCAAGAAAACAGTGGTGAGGCATCGTTAGTTAATGGAATAAACATTTACGGATTTACTTCCCTTAAGGAGATAATTGATTTCTTTTTGGAAGATACAGATAAAAAGCCTGCAGAGAAAAACCCAGACACGGTGTTTAACGATTACAGCATATATCCAGATTTTTCTGAAATTAAAGGACAGTATTCTGTAAAAAGGGCTTTAGAGATTGCAGCTGCAGGATTTCACAACATTATGATGGTTGGTTCCCCCGGTTCTGGTAAATCTATGATGGCAAAGGCTTTTCCTTCAATCCTGCCTCCTATGAGTTTAGAAGAGGCGATAGAAACAACAAAAATCCACAGTGTGGCAGGTATTCTGAAGGAAGAGATTGTTAAAAACAGACCTTTCAGAAATCCCCATCACACTCTCTCAGATGTAGCCCTTATTGGTGGAGGGTCTATTCCAAAACCGGGAGAAGTTTCCCTTGCTCACAACGGTGTGCTGTTCCTTGATGAATTTCCTGAATTTAAAAGGTCAGCCCTTGAAGTTCTCAGACAGCCTATTGAGGACAGAAAAGTAGTTATATCAAGGGCTACAGGTAGATATGTATTTCCTGCAAAGTTTCAGCTTGTAGCTGCTGCCAATCCGTGTCCCTGCGGATACAAAAATGATAATCTAAAGGAATGCAGATGTTCCCCTGTAGAGATAAAAAGATATAGGGGAAAGCTCTCCGGACCTATATTAGACAGGATAGATATGGTCTGTTACGTCAGCAGTGTTCCTCCAGAGGAGCTGTCTAAAATGTCTGAGGGAGAAAAGTCTGAAAGTATCAGAGAGAGAGTATTAAAGGCATATGAGATACAGAAAAAGAGATTCAAGGAATATCCTATAAACTTTAACAGTGAGATGACTCCCTCACTGATTGAAAAATTTGTAGAGTTAGAAGCTTCTGCTGAAAATGCCCTTAATGTGGCTGCTAAAAAATACGGTTTTACAGCAAGGGGATACCACAGGATACTGAAGGTCAGCAAAACAATAGCAGACCTTGAAGGCTCTGACAAGGTCAGTTTAAAACATGTAGTTGAAGCCATCAATCTAAGAATCACTGAAGGAATGGGCAGTTAA
- a CDS encoding CsgG/HfaB family protein produces the protein MRVMRQGILYLFLIGIAFYLYGCGAGVTTTSVQTTEKSMNEAVKYEGPKARIAVASFKCKAAKCGGQIGSGIRDMLVDALVRTNKFIVLERGEGLEEIKKELELGQSGLVQEGKAPEVGLMEGADILVVGSIVAFEPNAGGIKGGIGGLIPKVPLLGGIKLGKEEAYIAMTLRFIDVRTGRIINSTRIEGKASSFNVGGLGGGLLGTIPLGGGLEVYRNTPMEKAVMVLIDNAVKAIEKYVPESYYRYKGGKATGQKKKVATTQKTSAAPVAITSSSPEEKGSLIFFETFEKYGIGQSAPFGRWEGNDRVSVKQVVQVNGQIGKAANFKSGGDVCISGLSLKNFILELDFIKIVDNIHTNFDIRFRVQKNPFSGYALTYHAEKLALYKMAGDMKVKIAENKGNFRTSNGWSHLRLVVNENNIKAYANKNNVIIDITDNDPSMNREGIICIHANYNPVIDNVKIYRIAPKKLSIEGAWHGRYYGHVGSGEWAWVIWKNPDGSYGGRLNTTGTYPGKNIPIKINLEGDKIEIGWVMASPMPMGGGGIAVTFSGKVKGNTMEGTWMFSNGMDSGKWDGQKGKTDLTPSTSY, from the coding sequence ATGAGAGTTATGCGGCAGGGGATTCTTTATCTATTTCTTATTGGTATTGCCTTTTACCTCTATGGATGTGGTGCGGGAGTAACAACAACATCTGTTCAGACAACAGAAAAAAGCATGAATGAAGCTGTAAAGTATGAAGGGCCTAAAGCAAGAATAGCAGTGGCAAGTTTTAAATGTAAAGCTGCAAAATGCGGAGGTCAGATAGGCTCAGGTATCAGGGATATGCTTGTTGATGCACTGGTTAGAACAAACAAATTTATTGTTCTTGAAAGGGGAGAAGGATTAGAGGAAATTAAAAAAGAGCTTGAACTGGGACAGTCAGGTCTTGTTCAGGAAGGGAAAGCTCCAGAAGTAGGTCTAATGGAGGGTGCCGATATATTAGTTGTTGGCTCTATTGTTGCCTTTGAGCCAAATGCAGGAGGTATAAAAGGAGGGATAGGAGGTCTTATACCTAAAGTTCCTCTTCTTGGCGGTATAAAGTTAGGTAAAGAAGAAGCATACATAGCCATGACTCTCAGATTTATTGATGTTAGAACAGGTAGAATCATAAACTCTACAAGAATAGAAGGGAAAGCTTCAAGCTTTAATGTTGGAGGACTTGGTGGAGGACTACTGGGAACAATACCATTAGGTGGCGGATTAGAAGTTTACAGGAATACACCAATGGAAAAGGCTGTTATGGTTCTGATAGACAACGCAGTAAAAGCTATTGAAAAGTATGTCCCAGAAAGCTACTACAGATACAAAGGAGGCAAGGCAACAGGTCAGAAAAAAAAGGTAGCTACCACACAGAAAACATCTGCAGCACCTGTTGCTATTACATCGTCTTCACCGGAAGAAAAGGGCAGTCTGATTTTTTTTGAGACATTTGAAAAGTATGGGATAGGACAGTCTGCCCCTTTTGGCAGATGGGAAGGAAATGACAGGGTTTCTGTAAAACAGGTTGTTCAGGTTAACGGACAGATAGGGAAAGCTGCAAATTTTAAAAGTGGTGGTGATGTATGTATTTCTGGGCTGAGTTTGAAAAATTTTATACTGGAACTGGATTTTATAAAGATAGTGGATAACATCCATACAAACTTTGACATCAGATTTAGAGTTCAGAAAAATCCCTTTTCAGGCTATGCTCTCACTTATCACGCTGAAAAGCTGGCTCTCTACAAAATGGCAGGGGATATGAAGGTTAAGATAGCAGAGAACAAGGGAAATTTTAGAACCTCAAATGGATGGAGTCATCTCAGGTTAGTAGTAAATGAAAACAACATAAAAGCTTATGCAAACAAAAACAATGTAATAATTGATATAACAGACAACGACCCATCTATGAACAGGGAAGGGATAATATGTATTCATGCTAACTACAACCCTGTTATAGATAACGTAAAAATCTACAGAATAGCCCCTAAAAAACTAAGTATTGAAGGGGCATGGCACGGCAGATATTATGGTCATGTTGGCTCCGGTGAATGGGCATGGGTGATATGGAAAAATCCAGACGGAAGTTATGGAGGAAGACTGAACACAACAGGCACCTATCCCGGTAAAAATATACCAATCAAGATAAACCTTGAGGGAGATAAGATAGAGATAGGCTGGGTTATGGCCTCTCCTATGCCAATGGGAGGTGGTGGTATTGCTGTGACATTTTCTGGAAAAGTTAAAGGAAACACAATGGAAGGAACGTGGATGTTTTCTAACGGAATGGATTCTGGAAAGTGGGACGGACAGAAAGGGAAAACAGATTTAACACCATCAACATCATACTAA